The stretch of DNA CGCCGGTCAAGGAGCCGCCGGCGAACGACGCGCCCGGCACGGCGGCGGCGTAGCGGCCACCGGGACGGGCGGAGGCGGTCGATTCTGCACGGAGAACGGCATATGCGGCAGATGGTCCAAGGCGGGGAACGGAACCGTCGTGGCGCGGTCGCACAGATGTGCCGCGACGAAAAAAATCCCCATTTGTTACAAACACTTGGAGCGGTTCTAGTAGAATGCCGTCCAGTCTTGCCGACGCTTTCACTTTCTTGACATCGGCGTTTGCCGGCGCGAGCCGGCGTTCTGGTTACACGGGTATATGACCTTGTTGAATTCCCTGCTCGATTTCCTCGCCAACGGGCTGCTGCGTTTCTCGTGGTGGCAGATCCTGTTGTTCGCCGCAATCGCCACGCACATCACGATCGTCGGCGTGACGGTCTATCTGCATCGCTGCCAGGCGCACCGCGCGCTCGACCTGCATCCGGTCGCGAGCCATTTCTTCCGCTTCTGGCTGTGGATGACGACCGGCATGCTGACCGGCCAGTGGGCGGCGATCCACCGCAAGCATCACGCGAAGTGCGAAACCGAAGAGGATCCGCACAGCCCGCAGACGCGCGGCATCTGGAAGGTGCTGCTCGAAGGCGCGGAACTCTATCGCGCCGAAGCGAAGAACGAAGAGACGATGCGCCGCTTCAGCCACGGCACGCCGAACGACTGGATGGAGCGCAACGTCTACTCGAAGTACCCGATCCTCGGCATCTCGCTGATGATGGTGATCGACGTCGCGCTGTTCGGCATCGTCGGCCTGACGGTGTGGGCCGTGCAGATGGTCTGGATCCCGTTCTGGGCGGCTGGCGTCGTCAACGGGCTCGGCCACTTCTGGGGCTACCGCAACTTCAACTCGTCGGATGCGAGCACGAACCTGTTCCCGATCGGCATCATCATCGGCGGCGAGGAACTGCATAACAACCACCATACGTTCGCGACGTCCGCGAAGCTGTCGAACAAGTGGTACGAGTTCGACATCGGCTGGATGTACATCCGCCTGATGTCGGCGGTCGGCCTCGCGAAAGTGAAGAAGGTCGCGCCGACGCCGCGCCTGACGGCCGGCAAGGCCGTGCCCGACCACGAGACGCTGCAGGCCGTGCTGTCGAACCGCTACGAAGTGATGGCGCGTTACGCGAAGGCCGTGAAGCAGGCGTACCGGCAGGAGCTGGCGCATCTGAAGGAAGTCGGCGCGCGCGAGAAATACCAGCTGATGCGCGGCGCGCGCAAGTGGTTCGACAAGGAAGAGGCGAGCCTCGACGAGCCGCAGAAGCGCCAGTTGCCGCAAATTTTTGCGGACAGCCAGAAACTGCGCACGTTCATCGAACTGCGCAACGAACTGGCCGCGATCTGGGAGCGTTCGAGCGCGTCGCGCGAACAACTGCTCGCGCAGCTTCAGGATTGGTGTCATCGCGCCGAACAAAGCGGGATCAAGGCGCTGCAGGAATTCTCGATGCGCCTGCGGCGATACGCATGACCCGGAAAGAAATCCATTAAAATCGTGTTACGTCACAAAACCCCGCGTTGGCGGGGTTTTTTGTTTTCAGGCCGTGCGAACGCAAGTGTGCGTTTCCCGCGGCGAACGGCAGCGCAGAGGGGATCATGAGTCAGGCGATCAGGATGGTCGAATACGACCGGCCGCAGGGCGCGACGTGCCGCGTCGGCGAGGCGTGGGCGAGGGTGCCCGACGCGCCGGCCGCGGCTGAGCGCGCGACATTGAAGGAACGTATTCGCGCGCTGCTCAAGCGCGAGAAGGCGGTGCTCGTCGCGCACTATTACGTCGATGCGGAGTTGCAGGAACTGGCGGACGAGACCGGCGGCTGCGTGGCCGACTCGCTCGAAATGGCGCGCTTCGGCCGCGATCACGACGCGCAGACGCTGGTCGTCGCCGGCGTGCGCTTCATGGGCGAGACCGCGAAAATCCTGAGTCCGGGCAAGCGCATCCTGATGCCGGACCTCGACGCGACCTGCTCGCTTGATCTCGGCTGTCCGGCCGACGAGTTTTCCGCGTTCTGCGACGCGCATCCGGACCGCACGGTCGTCGTTTATGCGAACACGAGCGCGGCGGTGAAGGCGCGCGCGGACTGGATGGTCACGTCGTCGATCGGGCTGGAGATCGTCGCCGATCTGCATGCGCGCGGCGAAAAGATCATCTGGGCGCCGGACCGCCACCTCGGCAGCTACATCCAGAAAAAGACCGGCGCGGACATGCTGCTGTGGCAGGGCTCGTGCCTCGTGCACGACGAGTTCAAGGGCGTCGAACTGGACCTGCTGCGCGCCGAGTATCCGGATGCGAAGGTGCTCGTACATCCGGAGTCGCCGGAAGGCGTCGTCGCGCTGGCGGACGTCGTCGGCTCGACCACGCAACTCATCGATGCGGCCGTGAAGCTCGACGCGCAGCGTTTCATCGTCGCGACCGACCTCGGCATCCTGCACAAGATGCAGCTTGCGGCGCCGGGCAAGACTTTCATCGAGGCGCCGACGGCCGGCAACAGCGCGACCTGCAAGAGCTGCGCGCACTGCCCGTGGATGGCGATGAACGGTCTCGCGAACCTCGCGGACGTGCTGGAGCGCGGGCATAACGAGATTTTCGTCGAGCCGTCGATCGGCGAGCGCGCACGCGTGCCGATCGACCGGATGCTCGCGTTCGCCGCCGAGCACAAGCGGCGCGTGCAGGCGAGCGGCGATCTCGCGCGCGACGCCTCGCTGTTTTCGCAGGTGGGGGCCGCGTGATGGGCGCACGGGAACTGATCGGCGTCGGCGCGGCGTCGCCGCTGCTCGACGAGGTGCGCGCGCAGTACGGCGCGGCGTTCGACGCGGCGCTCGCGCGCAACGTCGCGGATGCGCTGGCCGAGGACGTCGGCGCGGGCGACCAGACCGGACGGCTCGTGCCGGCCGACGACGTGCGCGATGCGCGCATCGTCGTGCGCGAGGACGCGGTGCTGTGCGGCGTGCTGTGGTTCGACGAAGTGGTGCGGCGCGTGGATTCGCGCATCGACGTGCGCTGGCACTACCGCGAAGGCGACCGGATGACGGCGGGTACCGCCGTGTGTTCGCTGCGCGGGCCGGCGCGCTCGCTGCTGACCGCCGAGCGCAACGCGATGAACTTCCTGCAACTGCTGTCCGGCGTCGCGACCGCGACCCGGCGCTACGTCGACTCGATCGCGCATACGACGACGCGTGTGCTCGATACGCGCAAGACGCTGCCGGGGCTGCGCCTCGCGCAGAAGTACGCGGTGCGCGTCGGCGGCGGCGCGAACCAGCGGCTCGCGCTGTACGACGGCATCCTGATCAAGGAGAACCACATCGCGGCGGCGGGCGGCGTCGGCGCGGCGATGGATGCCGCGCTTGCACTGAATGCCGGCGTGCCGATCCAGATCGAGGTCGAGACGCTCGAACAACTCGAAACGGCGCTCGCGCACGGCGCGACGTCGATCCTGCTCGACAACTTCTCGTTCGATGCGATGCGCGACGCAGTGCGCGTGACGGCGGGGCGCGCGGTGCTGGAAGTGTCGGGCGGCGTCAATCTGGACACGGTGCGCACGATTGCCGAAACCGGTGTCGATCGCGTGTCGGTCGGCGCGCTGACGAAGGACGTGCGGGCGACCGATTTCTCAATGCGGATCGTTTGACGACGCGTGGGCCGCACCCGTTGCGGCCCGGAAACAAGGAGGCCGCCGGCTTACACGGCGGCCTCCTTGTTTTCACATGCCCGGCAATCACACGTTCCGGTTGCGCACCCGTTCCGGCGACAGCACGGTAGGCAGCGCCTTCGGCAGCGAACCGGGCCAGTCGCGGCTGTAGTGGAGGCCGCGGCTTTCACGCCGCGAACGCGCGCTTTCGACGATCAACGACGCGACGTCGACCAGATTGCGCAATTCCAGCAGATCGCGGCTCACGCGGAAATTCGCGTAATACTCGTGAATCTCGTCGCGCAGCAGCGACAGCCGATGCTGCGCGCGCGCGAGCCGCTTGTCGGTCCGCACGATGCCGACGTAATTCCACATCAGCCGGCGCAGTTCGTCCCAGTTGTGCGCGACGACGACTTCCTCGTCGGAGTCCGATACGCGGCTTTCGTCCCAGTCGGGCAGCGGCGCGTGCGCGGCCGCGCCGAATCCTTCCTGCTCGATCGCTTCCGCGGCCGAACGGCCGATCACGAGGCATTCGAGCAGCGAATTGCTCGCGAGCCGGTTCGCGCCGTGCAGGCCGGTGTACGACGCCTCGCCGACCGCGTACAGACCCGCGAGATCGGTGCGGCCCGCGAGGTCCGTGACGACGCCGCCGCACGTGTAGTGCGCCGCCGGCACGACCGGGATCGGCTCTTTCGTGATGTCGATGCCGAACTCGCGGCAGCGCGCGAGGATGGTCGGAAAGTGCTCTTCGAGGAACGCCGCCGGTTGATGGCTGATGTCGAGATACACGCAGTCGATCCCATGCTTCTTGATCTCGAAGTCGATCGCTCGCGCGACGATGTCGCGCGGCGCCAACTCCGCGCGCTCGTCGTGAGCGGGCATGAAGCGGGTGCCGTCGGGCAGGCGCAGCACGCCGCCTTCGCCGCGCACCGCCTCCGAAATCAGGAACGACTTCGCGTGCGGGTGGAACAGGCACGTCGGATGGAACTGGATGAACTCCATGTTCGCGACGCGGCAGCCCGCGCGCCACGCCATCGCGATGCCGTCGCCCGTCGCGGTGTCGGGGTTCGTCGTGTACAGGTAGACCTTGCCGGCGCCGCCGGTCGCGAGCACCGTATGCGGCGCCTCGATCGTCACCGTGCGGTCGTTGTTCAGGTCGAGCGCGTAGAGGCCGTGGCAACGGCGGCCGGGCAGGCCGAGACGGTCGGACGTGATCACGTCGATCGCCTGGTAGTCTTCGAGCACGGTGATGTTCGGGTGGCGGCGCACGCGCTCGCTCAACGTCTGCACGACCGCGTGGCCGGTCGCGTCCGCCGCGTGGATGATCCGGCGATGGCTGTGGCCGCCTTCGCGGGTCAGGTGGAAG from Paraburkholderia caballeronis encodes:
- a CDS encoding DesA family fatty acid desaturase, whose amino-acid sequence is MLNSLLDFLANGLLRFSWWQILLFAAIATHITIVGVTVYLHRCQAHRALDLHPVASHFFRFWLWMTTGMLTGQWAAIHRKHHAKCETEEDPHSPQTRGIWKVLLEGAELYRAEAKNEETMRRFSHGTPNDWMERNVYSKYPILGISLMMVIDVALFGIVGLTVWAVQMVWIPFWAAGVVNGLGHFWGYRNFNSSDASTNLFPIGIIIGGEELHNNHHTFATSAKLSNKWYEFDIGWMYIRLMSAVGLAKVKKVAPTPRLTAGKAVPDHETLQAVLSNRYEVMARYAKAVKQAYRQELAHLKEVGAREKYQLMRGARKWFDKEEASLDEPQKRQLPQIFADSQKLRTFIELRNELAAIWERSSASREQLLAQLQDWCHRAEQSGIKALQEFSMRLRRYA
- the nadA gene encoding quinolinate synthase NadA gives rise to the protein MSQAIRMVEYDRPQGATCRVGEAWARVPDAPAAAERATLKERIRALLKREKAVLVAHYYVDAELQELADETGGCVADSLEMARFGRDHDAQTLVVAGVRFMGETAKILSPGKRILMPDLDATCSLDLGCPADEFSAFCDAHPDRTVVVYANTSAAVKARADWMVTSSIGLEIVADLHARGEKIIWAPDRHLGSYIQKKTGADMLLWQGSCLVHDEFKGVELDLLRAEYPDAKVLVHPESPEGVVALADVVGSTTQLIDAAVKLDAQRFIVATDLGILHKMQLAAPGKTFIEAPTAGNSATCKSCAHCPWMAMNGLANLADVLERGHNEIFVEPSIGERARVPIDRMLAFAAEHKRRVQASGDLARDASLFSQVGAA
- the nadC gene encoding carboxylating nicotinate-nucleotide diphosphorylase, which produces MGARELIGVGAASPLLDEVRAQYGAAFDAALARNVADALAEDVGAGDQTGRLVPADDVRDARIVVREDAVLCGVLWFDEVVRRVDSRIDVRWHYREGDRMTAGTAVCSLRGPARSLLTAERNAMNFLQLLSGVATATRRYVDSIAHTTTRVLDTRKTLPGLRLAQKYAVRVGGGANQRLALYDGILIKENHIAAAGGVGAAMDAALALNAGVPIQIEVETLEQLETALAHGATSILLDNFSFDAMRDAVRVTAGRAVLEVSGGVNLDTVRTIAETGVDRVSVGALTKDVRATDFSMRIV
- the nadB gene encoding L-aspartate oxidase, encoding MNFDVAIVGSGLAGLSVALNLAQTRRVVVIAKRSMLEGASDRAQGGIAAVLDSADSVENHVSDTLIAGGGLCDEAATRFIVEHGREAIEWLIRQDVPFTKDAAAELGFHLTREGGHSHRRIIHAADATGHAVVQTLSERVRRHPNITVLEDYQAIDVITSDRLGLPGRRCHGLYALDLNNDRTVTIEAPHTVLATGGAGKVYLYTTNPDTATGDGIAMAWRAGCRVANMEFIQFHPTCLFHPHAKSFLISEAVRGEGGVLRLPDGTRFMPAHDERAELAPRDIVARAIDFEIKKHGIDCVYLDISHQPAAFLEEHFPTILARCREFGIDITKEPIPVVPAAHYTCGGVVTDLAGRTDLAGLYAVGEASYTGLHGANRLASNSLLECLVIGRSAAEAIEQEGFGAAAHAPLPDWDESRVSDSDEEVVVAHNWDELRRLMWNYVGIVRTDKRLARAQHRLSLLRDEIHEYYANFRVSRDLLELRNLVDVASLIVESARSRRESRGLHYSRDWPGSLPKALPTVLSPERVRNRNV